From the genome of Scytonema hofmannii PCC 7110, one region includes:
- the gcvH gene encoding glycine cleavage system protein GcvH, with protein sequence MSLEYPENLRYLDTHEYVRLDGEIATVGISAFAVDQLGDVVFLELPEIGDVVTKGERFGSIESVKAVEDLNSPVTGTVVERNEILIESPEQVADDPYGDGWLLKVRADDPEDIEDALTAEEYSAQVEG encoded by the coding sequence ATGTCTTTGGAATATCCTGAGAATTTAAGATACCTAGATACCCATGAATACGTGCGTCTAGATGGAGAAATCGCCACCGTTGGCATTAGTGCCTTTGCTGTGGATCAATTAGGCGACGTTGTGTTTTTGGAACTCCCAGAAATTGGTGATGTTGTGACCAAAGGAGAACGCTTTGGCTCAATCGAGTCAGTGAAAGCTGTTGAAGACCTAAATTCACCAGTGACTGGCACAGTTGTAGAACGCAATGAAATTTTAATTGAATCTCCCGAACAAGTGGCAGATGACCCTTATGGAGATGGTTGGTTGTTAAAAGTCCGCGCTGACGATCCCGAAGATATTGAGGACGCATTGACTGCAGAGGAGTATAGCGCCCAGGTAGAAGGGTAA
- the gcvT gene encoding glycine cleavage system aminomethyltransferase GcvT, which produces MANQEEIALSLARTPLFIIAQELKARLTSFGGWEMPVQFAGISKEHEAVRNTAGMFDISHMGKFILQGKNLITQLQHLVPSDLSRLQPGQAQYTVLLNPQGGIIDDIIVYYQSEDSTGGQRGLIIVNAATTSKDKTWFLQHLNSDELVFQDLSPEKVLIALQGPQAVSLLQSFVDKDITQVKAFGHLEATVFGKTAFLARTGYTGEDGFEVMVDPDAGVELWRSLLNAGVIPCGLGARDTLRLEAAMALYGQDIDDTTTPLEAGLGWLVHLDKKEDFIGRSVLEQQKASGVQRRLVGLRMQGRNIARHGYQVLSQGAVVGEVTSGTLSPTLGYPIALAYVPTELATVGQHLEVEIRGKAYPGVVVKKPFYRSKNRVMSGNG; this is translated from the coding sequence GTGGCTAATCAAGAAGAAATCGCCCTGTCTTTAGCGAGAACACCTTTATTTATTATTGCCCAAGAACTCAAAGCACGACTCACCAGCTTTGGTGGTTGGGAAATGCCCGTACAGTTTGCTGGTATTAGTAAAGAACATGAAGCGGTCAGAAATACAGCAGGAATGTTTGATATTTCCCACATGGGTAAGTTTATCCTGCAAGGCAAAAACCTCATTACGCAACTCCAGCATTTAGTTCCTTCAGACTTAAGCCGTTTGCAACCCGGTCAAGCACAATATACTGTTTTGTTAAACCCCCAAGGTGGTATCATCGACGACATTATTGTTTATTACCAAAGTGAAGATTCAACTGGAGGACAACGAGGACTTATAATTGTTAACGCTGCCACTACCAGCAAAGATAAAACATGGTTCCTGCAACACCTAAACTCAGATGAGCTTGTTTTCCAAGACCTTTCACCCGAAAAAGTCTTAATTGCCTTACAAGGACCGCAAGCTGTGAGTTTGCTGCAATCATTTGTTGACAAAGACATTACCCAGGTTAAGGCATTTGGACACTTAGAGGCAACAGTATTTGGTAAGACCGCATTCCTTGCCCGTACTGGTTATACTGGGGAAGATGGATTTGAAGTCATGGTAGATCCAGATGCGGGAGTAGAGTTGTGGCGCAGCCTGCTTAATGCTGGTGTTATTCCTTGCGGATTGGGTGCGAGAGACACCCTTCGCCTTGAGGCTGCAATGGCACTTTACGGACAAGATATTGATGACACCACCACGCCTTTAGAAGCTGGTTTAGGCTGGCTGGTACATCTTGATAAAAAAGAAGACTTTATTGGTCGGTCAGTCTTGGAACAGCAAAAAGCTAGCGGAGTGCAACGCCGATTAGTTGGTTTGCGAATGCAAGGACGCAATATTGCCCGTCATGGATACCAAGTGCTCTCTCAAGGCGCAGTCGTTGGAGAAGTCACAAGTGGTACACTATCACCTACGCTTGGCTATCCTATTGCTCTTGCCTATGTTCCCACGGAACTTGCAACCGTTGGTCAGCACCTAGAAGTAGAAATTCGGGGCAAAGCCTACCCTGGGGTTGTCGTTAAGAAACCTTTTTACCGTTCAAAAAATCGTGTCATGAGTGGTAATGGATAA
- a CDS encoding class I SAM-dependent methyltransferase, whose product MADVYDSIALQFQKLNKLPYRLYGEAYTYLNLIGDVAGKSILDLACGEGFFTRLLKLNGAARLVGVDISSKMIELARLEEASGPKKIEYIIGDVTEVGSLGSFDIVVSSYLLNYASTKEQLLKMCQAIAIHLKPGDRFVGLNNNLELPREFYHKHEKYGISRKCAQSLKEGTPITLTLTIPDDGEFISISFDNYYLSKATYEWALMSAGFKEICWHQPTISPEGIQKFGFEFWQDYIDYPDMVGITCIK is encoded by the coding sequence ATGGCAGATGTGTATGATAGTATAGCTCTTCAGTTTCAAAAACTTAACAAATTGCCTTATCGCTTGTATGGTGAGGCATATACATACTTAAATCTCATCGGAGATGTTGCCGGGAAATCAATCCTCGATCTAGCTTGTGGAGAAGGATTTTTCACACGATTGCTCAAGCTAAATGGCGCTGCACGTTTGGTTGGTGTGGATATTTCCTCAAAAATGATAGAACTGGCAAGACTTGAAGAAGCCTCTGGTCCCAAGAAAATTGAATATATCATCGGTGATGTCACCGAAGTTGGTTCTCTTGGCAGCTTCGATATTGTGGTATCCTCCTACTTGCTGAATTACGCTTCAACTAAAGAGCAACTACTCAAAATGTGTCAGGCCATAGCAATTCATCTCAAACCTGGTGATCGATTTGTCGGTTTGAACAATAATTTAGAACTGCCAAGAGAGTTTTATCATAAACATGAGAAATATGGCATTTCTAGAAAATGTGCCCAGTCGCTGAAGGAAGGTACTCCCATAACTTTAACATTAACAATTCCTGATGACGGTGAGTTTATCAGTATCAGTTTTGACAACTACTACCTCAGCAAAGCGACTTATGAATGGGCCTTGATGAGTGCTGGTTTTAAAGAGATCTGCTGGCATCAACCAACAATCAGTCCTGAAGGCATACAGAAATTTGGCTTTGAGTTCTGGCAGGACTACATTGACTATCCCGATATGGTAGGCATTACCTGTATAAAATAG
- a CDS encoding GIY-YIG nuclease family protein → MWLKYGVDKNGALVSIEDVPKGKTPLQCPYCGTSLTAKKGKIKEHHFAHSEETCRAVAATNREIPVLPLYENFNLQLSGKEFDRLKLLWREFGSKNQIIMRELIFTSFLYRELVQEKPGFNPPVYEFTKLGKIPFGGLPPVHFNQVQEPLLLKKLSDLEEKTERAQLINLSNLPELLVDLRIYRTQLKRILSTTLYYLIIQGDDKIFHKIGVTQRSVDERIEEIQRDLKKYFQTVNIQVLGSWVHRGNVEKYFKHRYQEFNHPIGTLTEYYNFNTEDAKIVLRDLQQMKPKVLSQAELNILYTQIE, encoded by the coding sequence ATGTGGTTAAAGTATGGTGTAGATAAAAATGGAGCATTAGTCAGTATTGAAGATGTTCCTAAAGGGAAAACTCCGTTGCAGTGTCCCTATTGTGGTACAAGTCTCACAGCTAAAAAAGGAAAGATAAAAGAGCATCACTTTGCTCATTCCGAGGAAACCTGTCGTGCAGTTGCAGCTACTAACAGGGAGATACCCGTACTGCCTTTATACGAAAATTTTAATCTTCAGCTTTCAGGTAAGGAGTTTGATCGCTTAAAACTTCTTTGGCGGGAATTTGGCTCGAAGAATCAAATTATTATGAGAGAATTGATTTTTACCAGCTTTTTATATCGTGAATTAGTACAAGAAAAACCTGGGTTCAACCCTCCAGTTTATGAATTTACAAAATTGGGAAAAATTCCTTTTGGTGGTTTACCACCTGTACATTTTAATCAGGTGCAGGAACCACTTCTCTTAAAGAAGTTATCTGATTTAGAAGAAAAAACCGAGCGTGCTCAACTTATCAACTTGTCTAATTTACCGGAATTGCTTGTAGATTTACGAATATACCGCACTCAACTAAAAAGAATTTTATCTACAACTCTTTATTATTTAATAATTCAAGGTGATGATAAAATATTCCATAAAATTGGAGTGACACAGCGGTCTGTAGATGAACGAATTGAAGAGATACAACGCGATCTAAAAAAGTACTTTCAGACAGTGAATATACAAGTGCTAGGAAGTTGGGTACATCGAGGAAATGTAGAAAAATATTTCAAGCATCGCTACCAAGAGTTCAATCATCCCATAGGAACTCTAACAGAATACTACAACTTCAATACTGAGGATGCTAAAATTGTGCTGCGGGATTTACAACAAATGAAGCCAAAAGTGCTCAGTCAAGCTGAGTTAAATATTCTATATACACAGATTGAGTAG
- a CDS encoding DUF72 domain-containing protein yields MLSGQSPFFIGCAVWAYKGWVGELYPQGTRAADFLHLYSRRFTTVEGNTTFYAVPNAETVTRWAADTPPGFEFCLKLPRDITHKGLLQPNIPTALKFFEEMSLLGKHLGPIFAQLPPSYSPKLIDDLAAFLEAWQQTGTRLALEVRHQDWFAEPHTSHLIALLEKLHIGKVLLDTRPIYSGEDDPQIQSERRKPKLPVQFSVTAPFSLIRFISHPTLSVNQPFMEEWMIQIKQWLKQGTQIYFFVHCPVEEKSPSTARYFQKLLEQNQAEVPSLPWNTLDNAPNQLSLW; encoded by the coding sequence GTGCTGTCTGGTCAATCTCCATTTTTTATTGGTTGTGCTGTTTGGGCATACAAGGGTTGGGTAGGTGAACTTTACCCCCAAGGGACTCGTGCTGCTGACTTTTTACACTTGTATAGCAGGCGCTTTACCACTGTTGAAGGTAATACAACTTTCTACGCTGTACCTAACGCGGAAACTGTCACTCGTTGGGCTGCAGATACCCCTCCAGGTTTTGAGTTTTGCCTAAAATTGCCAAGAGATATCACTCATAAAGGTTTGCTACAACCCAATATCCCCACAGCTTTAAAGTTTTTTGAGGAAATGAGCCTTTTAGGTAAACACCTAGGACCTATCTTTGCCCAATTACCTCCGAGTTATTCACCCAAGTTAATTGATGACCTAGCTGCTTTTCTCGAAGCGTGGCAACAAACAGGAACTCGTTTAGCATTAGAAGTTAGGCATCAGGACTGGTTTGCAGAACCTCATACCAGTCATTTAATAGCACTGCTAGAAAAGCTGCATATAGGGAAAGTACTGCTAGACACGCGTCCTATCTATAGTGGAGAGGATGACCCTCAAATACAATCAGAACGGCGCAAACCCAAACTGCCAGTACAATTTAGCGTTACAGCGCCCTTTAGTTTAATTCGGTTTATTTCCCATCCCACCTTATCGGTCAATCAGCCGTTTATGGAGGAGTGGATGATTCAAATTAAACAGTGGCTTAAGCAAGGAACGCAAATTTATTTTTTTGTTCACTGTCCTGTAGAAGAGAAGTCACCCAGCACAGCACGTTACTTCCAAAAATTATTAGAACAAAATCAAGCAGAAGTTCCCTCTTTACCTTGGAATACTCTTGATAACGCCCCCAATCAACTGAGTTTGTGGTAA
- a CDS encoding DUF6745 domain-containing protein, which translates to MSNQKIDKIAPKQEALISVYLDKWKKIIFSTEKIHRKKATKSLNKAYALNGLSKPRIIFLDSPAAIESIGLQVWIEPRGKLYSYLSSQFQNQIENPLWHIISAKLFHGSINEHALLINLYFPLESLIKNHLYRVDGYETFETKYWLAYSCLFDFCISVLNCAYPAEYWYIMQDVAENCGLIFGSESVAIICDRPTKISFDNQNRLHAEAEPAIQFSDGYSVYAYHGVIIPEKYGLSLPQKWQSEWILEEESAKLRHVLIQGIGYARICEELKAVELDLWKDYVLLGIDEGLGVEPLYFLKMICPSTKQIHLLRVPPNINSAKEAICWMNWSINLTDFPMQV; encoded by the coding sequence ATGTCCAATCAAAAAATTGACAAGATCGCTCCAAAACAAGAAGCGTTAATTTCAGTCTATTTGGATAAATGGAAAAAAATTATATTTTCAACAGAAAAAATTCATAGAAAAAAAGCTACCAAATCATTAAATAAAGCATATGCATTAAATGGTTTATCTAAACCTAGAATTATATTTCTTGATAGCCCTGCTGCCATAGAGTCTATTGGTTTACAGGTATGGATAGAACCACGAGGAAAACTATATAGCTACTTATCAAGTCAGTTTCAAAATCAAATTGAAAATCCTCTTTGGCACATCATTTCTGCAAAACTTTTCCACGGTAGTATCAATGAACACGCATTATTAATAAATTTATATTTTCCACTTGAATCTTTGATTAAAAATCATTTATATAGAGTTGATGGATATGAAACGTTTGAAACAAAATATTGGTTAGCTTATAGCTGTTTGTTTGATTTTTGTATTTCCGTTTTGAATTGTGCTTATCCAGCAGAGTATTGGTATATTATGCAAGACGTAGCTGAAAATTGTGGCTTAATTTTTGGCTCTGAAAGTGTAGCAATTATTTGCGATCGCCCCACAAAAATTTCCTTTGATAACCAAAATCGGCTTCATGCCGAAGCCGAACCAGCTATTCAATTTAGTGACGGCTATAGCGTCTATGCCTATCATGGTGTAATTATACCGGAGAAATACGGTCTATCTTTGCCGCAAAAATGGCAATCGGAATGGATTTTAGAAGAAGAGAGTGCCAAATTGCGACACGTACTTATTCAAGGTATTGGTTATGCTCGTATTTGTGAGGAATTAAAAGCAGTTGAATTGGATTTATGGAAAGATTATGTGTTACTAGGTATTGATGAAGGGTTAGGTGTTGAACCTCTTTATTTCTTAAAGATGATTTGCCCAAGTACGAAACAAATTCATTTACTAAGAGTACCACCTAATATAAATTCTGCAAAGGAAGCAATCTGTTGGATGAATTGGTCAATTAACCTAACAGATTTTCCCATGCAAGTGTGA
- a CDS encoding ATP-binding protein: protein MLCVDDLLKLDAFRQLPPKQLEWVCDRVEPIDLRQGETLIHEGDATDSTTGVFILAKGRISITRVSDRVEMPIGQHSAPNFFGEVSVLTEEPMAVTMRAIIDCKLYKLAAADFLSLLHKCRDFERVVFRTVERRLRGLESFIRTREKMAALGTLAAGLAHEINNPAAALVRSLNGMIPAVRELERMNFIYGQQRVDSEHTQQWLEVRDAGVESIVNDLVDPIMLSDREDELLEWLENYGVEQAWKLATPLASAGIKIEILEELTQPWRNTTTELRDLGIRWLALSFEVTSMIRSGLRGAERIDTLVNAMKSYTYLDRGAQQIIDIHEGIEDTLQLFSHKLKEGIAVKCSYDPSLPKISAYGSELNQVWTNLIDNAIDAMNGRGILEIKTLSKGHRVLVEIIDSGSGIPADIQSRIFEPFFTTKPVGKGSGLGLETSRRIVENRHHGNILVESVPGKTCFIVCLPIDKN, encoded by the coding sequence ATGCTGTGCGTGGATGATTTACTGAAACTAGACGCTTTTCGACAGCTTCCACCAAAGCAATTGGAATGGGTATGCGATCGCGTCGAACCCATCGATTTGCGTCAGGGAGAAACCCTCATTCATGAAGGTGATGCTACTGACAGTACCACAGGCGTGTTTATCTTAGCTAAGGGAAGAATAAGCATTACTCGTGTGAGCGATCGCGTTGAAATGCCAATCGGTCAGCACAGTGCTCCTAATTTTTTTGGAGAAGTCTCGGTGTTGACAGAAGAACCGATGGCAGTGACTATGCGAGCAATAATAGATTGTAAGCTGTATAAACTGGCGGCGGCTGACTTCCTCTCCCTGCTACATAAATGTCGCGATTTTGAACGAGTTGTCTTTCGTACTGTTGAACGACGCCTGAGAGGTTTGGAGTCTTTTATTCGCACTCGTGAAAAGATGGCTGCATTGGGAACTCTAGCAGCAGGATTGGCTCATGAAATTAATAATCCAGCCGCCGCCCTAGTGCGATCGCTCAATGGGATGATTCCAGCAGTCCGAGAACTAGAGCGGATGAACTTTATCTACGGACAACAGCGTGTAGATTCCGAACATACTCAGCAATGGTTAGAAGTGAGAGATGCTGGAGTCGAGTCTATTGTCAACGATTTGGTTGACCCCATTATGCTAAGCGATCGCGAGGATGAACTTTTAGAATGGCTGGAAAACTATGGAGTTGAGCAAGCGTGGAAACTAGCAACACCCCTAGCATCAGCAGGTATCAAGATAGAAATACTTGAGGAACTGACCCAACCTTGGCGAAATACCACCACAGAACTACGGGATTTGGGAATTCGCTGGCTAGCACTATCATTTGAGGTGACATCTATGATACGTAGCGGATTGCGCGGAGCCGAAAGGATTGATACATTGGTAAACGCAATGAAATCCTACACCTATCTTGACCGAGGCGCACAACAAATCATCGATATTCATGAAGGAATAGAAGATACATTACAGTTGTTCTCCCACAAACTAAAAGAAGGGATCGCAGTCAAGTGTTCTTACGATCCATCCCTTCCCAAAATCTCCGCTTATGGCAGTGAATTAAACCAAGTTTGGACAAATCTAATCGACAACGCCATAGATGCAATGAACGGTCGAGGTATTTTAGAAATCAAAACTTTATCTAAAGGACATCGTGTCCTAGTTGAAATTATCGACTCAGGTTCAGGCATTCCTGCGGACATACAATCCCGCATCTTTGAGCCATTCTTTACAACTAAACCCGTAGGTAAAGGGTCAGGTCTGGGTTTGGAAACCTCTAGACGAATTGTGGAAAATCGGCATCATGGAAATATTTTGGTTGAGTCCGTACCTGGAAAAACCTGCTTTATTGTCTGCTTGCCTATCGATAAAAATTAG
- a CDS encoding 50S ribosomal protein L11 methyltransferase — MSWVELSLNITHEAVDWVCTLLAATRYTDDIYVDKYTNLDANFPINSDVTQPQWAFTIRLYVSSDIYIEEIANSLLSLQRAGLCSPLQEAFVEKKPQRGGINPIIHRIGQRFVVLTPEVPYERASDEIVLRLKTNLAFGSGLHPTTILNLRLLERHVVPKMNVLDLGSGSGILSIAMAKLGAYVLAVDNDSIAVQSTQDAVNRNSVEQQVTVMRGSLGRGSELGHWMGIGTIDNVSTIQETQTFDLITANILARIHITLAPDFRQALRWDGTQSGLLIASGFDTDYENAVTKTFTEVGFEAIDREQLDEWVAIAYHLKE, encoded by the coding sequence ATGTCGTGGGTAGAACTAAGCCTCAACATCACGCATGAGGCTGTTGATTGGGTTTGTACACTGCTAGCTGCAACTCGCTACACAGATGATATTTATGTAGATAAATATACTAATTTAGATGCAAACTTCCCAATTAATTCAGATGTCACACAACCCCAATGGGCGTTTACAATCCGTCTCTACGTATCTAGCGATATATATATAGAAGAAATTGCTAACTCGCTCTTATCCTTGCAACGGGCTGGACTATGCAGTCCTCTTCAAGAGGCTTTTGTGGAAAAAAAACCTCAGAGGGGAGGAATTAACCCTATAATTCACCGTATTGGTCAACGCTTTGTCGTCCTAACTCCCGAAGTCCCTTACGAACGCGCATCTGACGAAATTGTCTTACGGCTCAAAACAAATCTTGCATTCGGCAGTGGTTTACATCCAACAACAATTCTTAATCTGCGACTCCTCGAACGCCATGTAGTCCCCAAGATGAATGTTCTCGATCTTGGTTCTGGTTCGGGAATTTTGAGTATTGCCATGGCAAAACTTGGAGCATACGTTTTGGCAGTCGATAACGACAGTATTGCCGTGCAATCCACTCAAGATGCTGTCAATCGTAATAGCGTAGAGCAACAGGTCACAGTTATGAGAGGAAGCCTGGGACGTGGTAGTGAATTGGGGCATTGGATGGGCATAGGTACTATTGATAATGTGTCTACTATTCAGGAAACACAAACCTTTGACCTGATTACCGCGAATATCCTAGCACGGATACACATTACCCTTGCCCCAGATTTTCGGCAAGCTTTGCGTTGGGATGGAACACAATCCGGTCTCTTGATTGCGTCCGGTTTTGACACCGATTACGAGAATGCAGTGACGAAAACCTTTACAGAAGTTGGATTTGAAGCGATCGATCGCGAACAATTGGATGAATGGGTTGCAATTGCTTATCACCTTAAAGAATAG
- a CDS encoding four-helix bundle copper-binding protein — translation MAVSKSHQSLLETCIQNCFDCLRDCENCADACLSGHMVQMMAQCIKLCRDCADTCALCARFMSRNSALHAQMCKICAEACDRCAAECEKYDHDHCKRCATSCRRCAESCRQMAGAMA, via the coding sequence ATGGCAGTATCTAAATCGCACCAATCCCTGCTTGAAACTTGCATTCAGAATTGTTTTGATTGCTTGCGTGATTGCGAAAATTGTGCTGATGCCTGCTTAAGTGGCCATATGGTACAGATGATGGCTCAGTGTATCAAGCTGTGCCGAGATTGCGCTGACACTTGCGCTCTATGCGCCCGTTTTATGTCTCGCAATTCGGCTCTCCATGCTCAAATGTGTAAGATCTGTGCTGAAGCTTGCGATCGCTGTGCGGCTGAGTGTGAGAAGTATGACCACGACCACTGCAAACGCTGCGCTACATCCTGCCGCCGTTGCGCCGAATCCTGTCGTCAAATGGCTGGAGCAATGGCATAA
- a CDS encoding DUF305 domain-containing protein, which produces MQSISWKTGFFALSFVALASLTGGVLTACSTTASQNETQAPNNVTEASDKQMNHGGMYHGGGMSHNMDLGPSDTNYDLRFIDAMRLHHQGAIAMAKEAEPKSQRPEIKSLARNIIVTQSKEENELLRNWRQAWYPKASAEPVAYGGEGKSVVPMSKEQQKSMAMDEDLGPANAEFDLRFMNAMIVHHEGAVEMAKDALNKSKRREIKQLAAEIIASQQKEIDQMSQWRQAWYKH; this is translated from the coding sequence ATGCAATCTATTTCTTGGAAAACTGGATTTTTTGCGTTAAGCTTTGTAGCACTCGCATCTTTAACAGGCGGTGTTCTGACAGCCTGTTCTACAACTGCCTCCCAAAACGAAACCCAAGCCCCAAACAACGTAACTGAAGCTAGTGACAAGCAAATGAACCACGGTGGTATGTATCATGGCGGTGGTATGAGTCACAACATGGATCTAGGTCCGTCTGATACTAACTATGATTTGCGGTTCATTGATGCAATGAGGTTGCATCACCAGGGGGCGATCGCGATGGCGAAAGAAGCCGAGCCAAAATCTCAACGCCCTGAGATTAAAAGTCTGGCACGCAACATCATTGTGACTCAAAGCAAAGAAGAAAACGAGCTGTTGCGAAACTGGAGACAAGCTTGGTATCCCAAAGCAAGTGCAGAGCCTGTTGCTTATGGTGGTGAAGGTAAATCTGTCGTACCCATGTCAAAAGAACAACAAAAAAGTATGGCAATGGATGAGGATTTAGGACCAGCCAATGCTGAGTTCGACCTGCGCTTTATGAATGCCATGATTGTCCATCATGAAGGCGCTGTGGAAATGGCTAAAGATGCCTTAAATAAGTCTAAGCGTCGTGAAATCAAGCAATTGGCGGCGGAGATTATAGCTTCACAGCAAAAAGAGATTGACCAAATGTCGCAATGGCGACAAGCTTGGTATAAACATTGA
- a CDS encoding efflux RND transporter periplasmic adaptor subunit — protein sequence MSDSDSKLSTNIHYISGTLLSLLLFASPASVLAHGGHGNEFQGVREAAPATSSIKVDAQTAKRLGILVEPVKRQPLAVGIKTTGQIETLPSQLVEVTTPISGAKVVELLVEPGASVKQGQPVAVVTSPDLVTLRVESQEKLAQGQADLQQAQADLRLAQQNYQKYQGIATAEIAQAQSQVDFAQEKYDKDKQLADAGALPRRDALESQTQLAQAKAELVKMSSRRDVIAAENQLKRAQAAVDVARSRIQLSNTAYQTRLQQLGNRANAKGLVTVTAPISGKVADREVTIGQSFEDAGGKLMTIVNDSRVYATANIYEKDLGKVKTGQRVSVKVTSVPNRTFTGRIAVVGSVVEGETRVVPVKAEINNPGGVLKPGMFAELEVLTNQTSTATLAIPSAAIVEANGKKQVYVQNGDAFQPVEVSLGQASGDIVEVKSGLFEGDMVVTQRAPQLYAQSLRGGSSANEDEHTQTPQASSQAPEAKTPKEPVPLWLVAAGGSAALATVAFMAGALWSGRRKKSQLQPSAEFTFSLEELPTQSPAWNDNHCVPHQEPKVTIISKNTQD from the coding sequence ATGTCTGACTCTGATTCCAAACTATCTACAAACATTCATTATATTTCTGGAACACTTCTTTCGCTTTTGTTATTTGCTAGTCCCGCATCTGTTTTAGCCCACGGCGGACACGGGAACGAGTTTCAAGGAGTTCGTGAAGCCGCTCCAGCAACTAGCTCTATTAAGGTAGATGCTCAAACCGCGAAACGGTTAGGAATACTAGTTGAGCCAGTCAAACGTCAGCCCTTAGCTGTTGGCATTAAAACTACAGGACAGATTGAAACTTTGCCCAGCCAACTCGTGGAAGTCACTACCCCTATTTCTGGGGCGAAAGTGGTTGAGTTGTTGGTAGAACCAGGCGCATCAGTAAAACAAGGTCAGCCTGTTGCCGTTGTGACTAGCCCCGATCTAGTAACACTGCGCGTTGAATCTCAGGAAAAACTGGCACAAGGTCAAGCTGATTTGCAGCAAGCGCAAGCTGACTTAAGGCTCGCTCAGCAAAACTACCAGAAGTATCAAGGAATAGCTACAGCTGAAATTGCTCAAGCACAAAGCCAAGTAGACTTTGCTCAAGAAAAGTATGACAAAGACAAGCAGTTAGCTGATGCTGGCGCTCTCCCGCGTCGCGATGCCTTGGAATCCCAAACCCAGCTAGCACAAGCCAAAGCTGAACTGGTCAAAATGTCGAGTCGTCGAGACGTTATCGCGGCAGAAAATCAGCTAAAACGTGCCCAAGCAGCTGTTGATGTAGCCAGATCGCGTATCCAACTCAGTAATACTGCTTATCAAACACGGCTGCAACAATTAGGAAATCGTGCTAATGCTAAGGGACTGGTGACGGTGACGGCTCCCATTTCTGGGAAGGTTGCTGATAGGGAAGTTACAATTGGTCAATCCTTTGAGGATGCGGGTGGCAAGCTGATGACTATTGTGAATGACAGTCGGGTATATGCCACAGCAAATATTTATGAAAAAGATTTGGGAAAGGTGAAGACGGGTCAACGGGTCAGCGTTAAAGTGACTTCTGTGCCTAATCGCACCTTCACTGGAAGAATTGCCGTGGTTGGGTCAGTGGTAGAAGGTGAAACACGGGTAGTTCCTGTGAAAGCCGAAATAAATAACCCCGGTGGAGTTCTCAAGCCTGGGATGTTTGCTGAACTAGAAGTTTTGACAAATCAAACATCAACAGCTACATTAGCTATTCCTAGTGCGGCTATAGTTGAGGCAAATGGCAAGAAACAGGTTTACGTGCAAAATGGTGATGCTTTTCAGCCTGTAGAAGTGTCATTAGGTCAAGCATCTGGAGACATAGTTGAGGTGAAGAGTGGCTTATTTGAGGGGGATATGGTAGTGACTCAACGTGCGCCTCAACTTTATGCTCAGTCTTTGCGAGGCGGTAGCAGTGCAAACGAAGATGAACACACCCAAACTCCGCAAGCTTCTTCACAGGCTCCGGAAGCTAAAACGCCCAAGGAGCCAGTACCGCTATGGCTGGTGGCAGCAGGTGGCTCAGCTGCACTAGCGACTGTGGCTTTCATGGCTGGTGCTCTCTGGTCTGGTCGTCGCAAAAAATCTCAGCTTCAACCATCAGCAGAATTTACCTTCTCATTAGAAGAACTTCCCACCCAATCGCCAGCATGGAATGACAACCACTGCGTCCCCCATCAAGAGCCAAAAGTTACAATTATCAGTAAAAATACTCAAGACTAA